A single region of the Gossypium arboreum isolate Shixiya-1 chromosome 12, ASM2569848v2, whole genome shotgun sequence genome encodes:
- the LOC108479192 gene encoding CRM-domain containing factor CFM3, chloroplastic/mitochondrial: MAITTTRLTEMPLRTPLPFSSNSYSSSLNLFFSLPKPSFRFLTASSSLRSGINPGSISNRYSHPWYHRLSTGASCSSSSSLQAWSSPSEKVIQSDGNGKVDSETRYLNKGQSAIDRIVLRLRNLGLGSDDEDEEDDGTDDYNSTPVIGEERLGDLLKREWVRPDTRLIEKEKEEAVLPWEREEAVVEVVVKEGGLLKKRTVKAPTLAELTIEDEELRRLRRMGMHLRERINVPKAGITKVVLEKIHDKWRKEELVRLKFHEFLSVDMRTAHEIVERRTGGLVIWRSGSVMVVYRGSNYEGPSKSQSGEGEALFIPDVSSAGKRESETGSASTSEKSDKVVVKPERSESMTEEEAEYNSLLDGLGPRFVEWWGTGILPVDADLLPPKIPGYKTPFRLLPAGMRPRLTNAEMTNLRKIAKSLPCHFALGRNRNHQGLAAAIIKLWEKSLVAKIAVKRGIQNTNNKLMAEELKNLTGGVLLLRNKYFIVIYRGKDFLPTNVAAALAERQDLTKQIQDAEEKLRIKAVEPAQSGEDKGQAPAGTLAEFYEAQARWGRDISAEEREKMIEEASKAKHAKLIKRVEHKLAIAQAKKLRAERLLAKIEASMIPAAPDYDQETITDEERVMFRRVGLRMKPYLPLGVRGVFDGVIENMHLHWKHRELVKLISKQKVLAFVEDSARLLEYESGGILVAIERVPKGYALIYYRGKNYRRPISIRPRNLLTKAKALKRSVAMQRHEALSQHISKLENTIEQMKKEIGASEDGDDDNNRGSGEHGQFDPVSELSESEDEENIASDTDDEYKNEFDDYEDDSEFVDDHDEGDSEFVDDDDEDEADNSEWEDEESLQSNIKKSNLRSHR, from the exons aTGGCCATTACTACAACAAGATTGACGGAAATGCCCCTCAGAACCCCACTCCCTTTCTCATCCAATTCCTATTCTTCTTCTCTCAACCTTTTCTTCTCACTTCCAAAGCCTTCATTTCGTTTCCTCACTGCTTCCTCTTCTCTCCGCTCCGGAATTAATCCGGGTTCCATTTCGAACCGCTATTCTCACCCGTGGTATCATCGCCTATCCACCGGCGCCTcttgttcttcttcttcttcccttcAAGCTTGGTCTTCTCCTTCTGAAAAAGTCATCCAATCGGACGGTAACGGTAAGGTGGACTCTGAAACTCGGTATCTCAATAAAGGGCAAAGCGCTATAGACAGAATTGTTCTCAGGTTACGGAACTTAGGGTTAGGATCAGATGACGAAGACGAAGAAGATGACGGAACTGACGATTATAATTCGACGCCGGTGATTGGAGAAGAGAGGTTAGGTGATTTGTTGAAGAGAGAATGGGTTCGGCCTGATACGAGGCTgatagagaaagaaaaagaagaagctgTGCTGCCGTGGGAGCGAGAGGAGGCGGTGGTGGAGGTGGTGGTGAAGGAGGGAGGTCTACTAAAAAAGAGGACAGTCAAGGCGCCAACATTGGCTGAGCTGACAATTGAGGATGAGGAGCTTAGGAGGTTGAGGAGGATGGGGATGCATTTAAGGGAAAGAATCAATGTACCCAAGGCGGGGATTACGAAGGTGGttcttgaaaagattcatgataaGTGGAGAAAGGAGGAGCTAGTTAGGCTTAAGTTTCATGAATTTCTCTCCGTCGATATGAGGACTGCTCATGAGATTGTTGAG CGTCGTACAGGAGGGTTAGTTATATGGAGATCTGGAAGTGTTATGGTGGTCTATCGTGGGAGTAACTACGAAGGTCCTTCTAAATCCCAATCCGGAGAAGGAGAAGCTCTTTTTATCCCAGATGTTTCTTCTGCTGGCAAAAGAGAAAGTGAAACAGGCTCAGCTTCAACCTCAGAAAAATCTGATAAAGTTGTGGTGAAGCCAGAACGTAGTGAAAGCATGACTGAGGAGGAAGCTGAGTATAACAGCCTACTAGATGGTCTAGGACCTCGATTTGTTGAGTGGTGGGGCACAGGAATACTTCCAGTTGATGCTGATTTACTTCCTCCAAAGATACCTGGTTATAAAACACCTTTCAGGCTTCTTCCTGCTGGAATGAGACCACGGCTGACCAATGCAGAGATGACAAATTTACGGAAAATTGCTAAATCACTTCCTTGTCATTTTGCCCTAG GGAGGAATAGAAACCACCAGGGATTGGCAGCAGCAATAATTAAACTTTGGGAGAAAAGCCTCGTTGCAAAGATTGCTGTAAAACGAGGTATTCAGAATACAAATAACAAGCTTATGGCTGAGGAGCTAAAG AACTTAACTGGAGGTGTCTTGCTGCTTAGAAACAAGTATTTTATTGTTATATACCGCGGAAAAGATTTCCTTCCAACAAATGTTGCAGCTGCTCTGGCAGAAAGACAAGATTTGACAAAACAGATACAAGATGCTGAAGAGAAACTCCGGATCAAAGCAGTTGAGCCAGCTCAATCAGGTGAAGACAAAGGACAGGCACCAGCTGGTACTTTGGCTGAGTTTTATGAGGCTCAAGCCCGCTGGGGAAGAGATATATCTGCTGAAGAACGTGAAAAGATGATTGAAGAAGCTTCCAAAGCTAAGCATGCTAAACTCATAAAACGCGTGGAACATAAGTTAGCTATT GCCCAAGCCAAAAAGCTTAGAGCAGAGAGACTACTAGCTAAAATAGAAGCCTCCATGATCCCTGCTGCTCCTGATTATGACCAAGAAACAATCACTGATGAGGAACGGGTTATGTTTCGCAGAGTTGGTTTAAGAATGAAACCGTACTTACCTCTTG GTGTTCGTGGTGTTTTCGATGGTGTCATTGAAAATATGCATCTGCATTGGAAGCACCGAGAACTTGTGAAGCTAATATCCAAACAAAAGGTCCTTGCATTTGTTGAAGATTCAGCAAGGTTATTGGAGTATGAAAGTGGTGGGATACTGGTGGCAATAGAAAGGGTCCCCAAAGGATATGCTCTTATCTACTATCGTGGAAAAAATTACCGTCGACCCATTAGCATAAGGCCAAGAAACCTTCTAACAAAGGCAAAGGCATTGAAGCGCTCAGTTGCAATGCAACGCCATGAG GCTCTAAGtcagcatatttctaaattggaGAATACCATTGAGCAAATGAAAAAGGAAatt GGTGCTTCGGAAGATggtgatgatgataataataggGGCTCAGGCGAGCATGGCCAGTTTGATCCCGTCTCGGAACTCTCCGAA AGTGAGGATGAAGAAAACATAGCATCTGACACTGATGATGAATACAAAAATGAGTTTGATGACTATGAAGATGATAGCGAATTCGTTGACGACCATGATGAAGGTGATAGCGAATTTGTTGATGACGACGATGAAGATGAGGCTGACAACAGTGAGTGGGAAGATGAAGAATCTTTACAATCAAACATTAAAAAATCCAATTTACGCAGCCATCGTTGA